From the genome of Colwellia psychrerythraea 34H, one region includes:
- a CDS encoding RnfH family protein, with translation MTFENSELSSLDDSVNNDRVTIEVVYGVPHKQKILTLLVAEGSTVEQAILDSGVITLFPEIDLKVNKVGVWNRAVKLSEVVNDLDRIEVYRPLIADPKDVRKRRAEKAKLEGRADKTTGGRVNPLRVDANK, from the coding sequence ATGACTTTCGAAAACAGCGAGTTAAGTAGTCTTGATGATTCAGTGAACAATGACAGGGTAACCATAGAAGTTGTTTATGGTGTTCCACACAAACAAAAAATATTAACCTTATTGGTTGCAGAAGGTTCTACTGTAGAGCAAGCCATTCTCGATTCGGGCGTTATCACTTTATTTCCTGAAATTGACCTTAAAGTTAACAAAGTAGGTGTTTGGAATAGGGCAGTAAAACTATCTGAAGTCGTTAACGATCTCGATAGAATTGAAGTCTATCGTCCATTGATAGCTGATCCTAAGGATGTTAGAAAGCGTCGAGCGGAAAAAGCGAAATTAGAAGGGCGAGCTGATAAAACAACAGGTGGTCGTGTAAACCCTTTGAGAGTTGACGCCAATAAATAG
- a CDS encoding SRPBCC family protein produces MPTISRSALVMYSVDQMYQLINDIPAYPKFLPDCNDSKVIDQDEQSVTAALLVSKGGLSKWFTTKNTLISNEKIHLSLVDGPFKKLEGYWLLTPLSDEACKVSLELEYEFSNKLVSLAFGKVFGHFSNSLVQVFTQRAKEIYGVNV; encoded by the coding sequence ATGCCAACCATAAGTCGTAGTGCTTTAGTTATGTACAGTGTTGATCAGATGTACCAGTTAATAAACGATATCCCAGCCTATCCTAAGTTCTTACCAGATTGTAATGACAGTAAGGTTATAGACCAAGATGAGCAGTCAGTAACAGCAGCGTTACTTGTCTCTAAAGGTGGGTTAAGTAAGTGGTTCACAACTAAAAACACCTTGATATCTAATGAAAAAATTCATTTGTCACTTGTTGATGGCCCTTTTAAAAAACTTGAAGGTTATTGGTTACTCACGCCTTTATCAGATGAAGCTTGTAAGGTTAGTTTAGAGTTAGAGTATGAGTTTTCTAATAAACTTGTTTCTTTGGCTTTTGGTAAAGTATTTGGCCATTTTAGTAATAGCTTAGTGCAAGTTTTTACCCAGCGAGCAAAAGAAATTTACGGAGTTAATGTGTAA
- the smpB gene encoding SsrA-binding protein SmpB, whose translation MAKKKSKSSNSNTIALNKKARHNYSLTDKFEGGMSLQGWEIKSIRSGKVNISDCYVHIKDREAYLLGAEISPLNAASSHVVCDPNRDRKLLLNRRELDKIIAAVERDGYSLIATAMYWKACWVKLEFYLGKGKKDHDKRSDIKDREWAVDKGRLMKNKNLDR comes from the coding sequence ATGGCTAAGAAAAAATCAAAAAGCTCTAACAGTAATACTATCGCTTTAAATAAAAAAGCGAGGCACAACTATAGCTTAACGGACAAGTTTGAAGGCGGAATGAGCTTACAAGGTTGGGAAATTAAGAGTATTAGAAGTGGCAAAGTAAATATTTCTGACTGTTACGTACATATTAAAGACCGTGAAGCTTATTTATTAGGAGCTGAAATATCTCCTCTGAATGCTGCTTCTAGTCACGTTGTATGTGATCCAAACCGTGATAGAAAATTATTACTTAACCGAAGAGAGCTAGATAAAATCATTGCAGCTGTTGAACGTGATGGTTACTCTTTGATTGCAACGGCTATGTACTGGAAAGCCTGTTGGGTGAAACTCGAGTTTTACTTGGGTAAAGGTAAGAAAGATCACGACAAACGTTCCGATATTAAAGACAGAGAATGGGCTGTTGATAAAGGTCGTTTAATGAAGAATAAAAACTTAGATCGATAA
- a CDS encoding DUF3083 family protein, with product MRRTSSILKKHRSGERVYVPSDSRDNQYILAEIPLTDNLIDLVCGGIDKTADKPYQKFYQSLSHKVFDIVEEHGLSHVNFVANNRLVRVRYSGEQQVLHTEQQSFFFYCPEHNSTFKGYFDGAVRARKVKILFLATGQELRVNSGKFHFKVSQAIKDISKKIGLAENEIKLRDHQHLTFDVFAKEKGDTNSISHTFREIADRYESQNQSISKDHTSITYVVASIPMARRLLKGADIDYLSDEPFSKLYQKIESAFNNSCNANQINQAAMIANGVSPFVRYDEDETTNVAGELISIGVNPNNAERRFCVHWEADRLVDTLRFVFFADKSDETHHNYGKFVNQAITAVRAFSDEVNWKKESDDIIVRVHQHIMLNV from the coding sequence ATGAGACGAACTTCATCAATTTTAAAAAAACATAGATCAGGGGAGCGAGTATATGTACCAAGTGACTCGCGTGATAATCAATATATTTTAGCTGAGATCCCGCTAACGGATAATTTAATAGACTTAGTCTGCGGTGGTATTGATAAAACGGCAGACAAACCCTATCAAAAATTCTATCAATCCTTGTCTCATAAAGTTTTTGATATCGTCGAGGAACATGGACTTTCACACGTAAACTTTGTTGCGAATAACCGTTTAGTTAGAGTGCGTTATAGTGGTGAACAACAAGTTTTACATACAGAACAGCAGTCATTTTTCTTTTACTGCCCTGAGCATAATAGTACTTTTAAAGGGTATTTTGATGGCGCTGTTCGCGCTAGAAAAGTTAAAATACTTTTCTTAGCCACAGGACAAGAATTAAGAGTAAACTCCGGTAAATTCCATTTTAAAGTTTCTCAAGCAATCAAAGATATCTCGAAAAAAATTGGTTTAGCTGAAAATGAAATTAAGCTGCGAGATCACCAACATTTAACCTTTGACGTTTTTGCCAAAGAAAAAGGCGATACTAACTCTATTAGCCATACCTTTAGAGAAATAGCTGACAGGTATGAAAGTCAAAACCAGAGTATTTCCAAGGATCATACTTCGATAACTTATGTAGTTGCGAGTATACCTATGGCACGTCGTTTATTAAAAGGCGCAGACATTGATTATTTGTCGGATGAACCATTTAGCAAGCTTTATCAAAAAATTGAAAGTGCTTTTAATAACTCCTGTAATGCCAATCAAATTAACCAAGCTGCGATGATAGCTAACGGTGTATCACCCTTTGTTCGTTATGATGAAGATGAGACAACAAACGTTGCCGGTGAGCTAATATCGATAGGGGTTAATCCAAACAATGCTGAAAGACGTTTTTGTGTGCATTGGGAAGCTGATCGGTTAGTTGATACCTTACGCTTTGTATTTTTTGCTGATAAAAGTGATGAAACTCACCATAATTATGGCAAGTTCGTCAATCAAGCTATTACGGCAGTAAGAGCGTTTTCTGATGAAGTAAATTGGAAAAAAGAAAGTGATGATATTATTGTTCGAGTACACCAACATATTATGTTGAATGTTTAA
- a CDS encoding NAD(P)H-binding protein, with product MPNRLSIVLAGATGLIGKSTVEIALANDSVEHIYSLSRRPITIAHSKLTQWLSPDLSIPSEGDVTNSPIIGVITLGTTLKKAGSKEKLRVIDVDLVVKVAKDMYSFGVKHIIVVSCLGASVSSRSHYLRCKGEMEAELQQLEFEKITFMHPGSLVGSREETRKDEKVLQCVLNMVSPLMIGVLADFKPVKAHDVAEAIIQLATQRSNNISKRIEHIRTPQILNLCM from the coding sequence ATGCCTAACCGTTTATCAATCGTACTAGCTGGCGCGACTGGGCTCATCGGTAAATCAACTGTAGAGATAGCACTAGCCAATGATAGTGTTGAACACATCTACTCTCTATCACGTCGCCCTATAACAATAGCGCATAGCAAGCTGACTCAATGGTTGAGTCCTGATTTATCAATACCCTCTGAAGGTGATGTAACTAACTCGCCAATTATCGGTGTGATCACATTAGGAACAACTTTGAAAAAAGCAGGAAGCAAAGAAAAACTTAGAGTGATTGATGTCGATTTAGTGGTTAAAGTCGCCAAAGACATGTACTCGTTCGGGGTGAAACATATTATTGTTGTCTCTTGTTTAGGTGCCTCTGTTAGCTCTCGTTCGCACTACCTTCGTTGCAAAGGTGAAATGGAGGCAGAGTTACAACAACTTGAGTTTGAAAAAATCACATTTATGCACCCTGGCTCATTAGTCGGCTCTCGTGAAGAAACAAGAAAAGATGAGAAAGTACTTCAATGTGTTTTGAATATGGTAAGTCCTTTAATGATTGGTGTGTTGGCTGATTTTAAACCAGTAAAAGCACATGATGTCGCAGAGGCTATTATTCAGTTAGCGACTCAACGAAGTAATAATATTAGCAAACGGATAGAACACATAAGAACACCTCAAATACTTAATTTATGCATGTAA